One Pelodiscus sinensis isolate JC-2024 chromosome 24, ASM4963464v1, whole genome shotgun sequence DNA segment encodes these proteins:
- the B4GALT3 gene encoding beta-1,4-galactosyltransferase 3 isoform X1, whose protein sequence is MIRRLLDRPCTLALLIGFQFAFMVYFSFGGFRNLTSIFGRDTNPVFDYSRTHDVYTNLSRLLPRLHPGGGPTGSLPYCPERSPYLIGPLTVSFSQTPTLKQILEKNPAVKEGGRCQPLTCEARSRTAVIIPHRNRETHLRHLLYYLHPFLQRQQLQYGIYVIHQAGNATFNRAKLLNVGVKEALKDEEWDCLFLHDVDLIPENDHNLYTCDPWSPKHVSIAMNKFGYSLPYAQYFGGVSALTPNQYLKINGFPNEYWGWGGEDDDIATRVRLAGMKIARPPVSVGHYKMVKHKGDQGNEENPHRFDLLIRTQRTWTQDGMNSLTYTLLAKELHPLYTNITADIGTDPRALKSRKGPVPGFGGQKYKSGINHEFRQEMLRKTHSAKLPWARANWWEQPQRSGQDAVLGAPPAPETQSKGPGATADRLGGRKGAARDSAQGGPVDSSGPQHGAPGQGGAAQGTQPSASVPPRSPDASQQGRKPSGKGKPESGEMDVIGAAPRVLARGQLPKAPQTQWDNQTLLQSTR, encoded by the exons ATGATCCGGAGACTCTTGGATCGGCCCTGTACCTTGGCCCTGCTCATCGGCTTCCAGTTTGCCTTCATGGTGTACTTCTCCTTTGGCGGCTTCCGGAACCTGACCTCTATATTTGGCCGTGACACGAACCCTGTCTTCGACTACTCCCGCACCCACGATGTGTACACCAACCTgagccgcctcctgccccggctgcaTCCAGGAGGTGGCCCCACAGGGTCCCTGCCCTATTGTCCTGAGCGCTCGCCCTACCTCA TTGGCCCCCTGACTGTCAGCTTCAGTCAGACGCCGACGCTGAAGCAGATTTTAGAGAAGAACCCGGCCGTGAAGGAAGGGGGCAGATGCCAGCCCTTGACCTGCGAGGCCCGCTCCCGTACGGCTGTGATCATCCCCCACCGCAACCGGGAGACACACCTCCGCCACCTCCTCTActacctgcaccccttcctgcagcGCCAGCAGCTGCAGTATGGCATCTATGTCATCCACCAG gctgggaaCGCCACCTTCAACCGGGCCAAGCTGCTGAACGTGGGGGTGAAGGAGGCTCTGAAGGATGAGGAGTGGGACTGCCTCTTCCTGCATGACGTCGACCTCATCCCTGAGAACGACCACAACCTGTACACCTGCGACCCCTGGAGCCCCAAGCACGTCTCCATCGCCATGAACAAGTTTGGCTACAG cCTCCCGTATGCCCAGTACTTCGGCGGTGTGTCGGCGCTCACCCCAAATCAGTATTTGAAAATTAACGGCTTCCCCAACGAGTactggggctggggcggggaggaCGATGACATTGCCACCAG ggtGCGTCTGGCTGGCATGAAGATCGCGCGCCCTCCCGTCTCGGTCGGCCACTACAAGATGGTGAAGCACAAAGGCGACCAGGGCAACGAGGAGAATCCCCATCG GTTTGACCTACTGATCCGGACACAGAGGACGTGGACGCAGGACGGCATGAACTCGCTCACCTACACGCTGCTGGCCAAGGAGCTGCATCCCCTCTACACCAACATCACTGCTGACATCGGGACCGACCCTCGGGCACTGAAGAGCAGGAAGGGGCCTGTGCCTGGCTTCGGGGGGCAGAAGTACAAGAGTGGGATCAACCACGAGTTCAGGCAGGAGATGCTGCGCAAAACACACTCTGCCAagctgccctgggccagggcaaactGGTGGGAGCAGCCTCAGAGATCTGGACAGGATGCTGTCCTGGGAGCACCCCCAGCACCCGAGACACAGAGcaaggggcctggagccactgcagaccggctgggggggaggaaaggggctgCACGGGACAGTGCCCAAGGGGGACCAGTGGACAGCTCTGGGCCTCAGCATGGAGCCCCTGGGCAGGGTGGAGCTGCTCAGGGCACCCAGCCAAGTGCCAGTGTCCCTCCGCGGAGCCCTGATGCATCGCAGCAAGGCCGCAAGCCCTCTGGCAAGGGGAAGCCTGAGTCTGGGGAAATGGATGTGATTGGGGCTGCCCCACGGGTCCTGGCACGAGGGCAGCTCCCCAAGGCCCCCCAGACACAGTGGGACAATCAGACCTTGCTGCAGAGTACCCGCTAA
- the B4GALT3 gene encoding beta-1,4-galactosyltransferase 3 isoform X2 yields MIRRLLDRPCTLALLIGFQFAFMVYFSFGGFRNLTSIFGRDTNPVFDYSRTHDVYTNLSRLLPRLHPGGGPTGSLPYCPERSPYLIGPLTVSFSQTPTLKQILEKNPAVKEGGRCQPLTCEARSRTAVIIPHRNRETHLRHLLYYLHPFLQRQQLQYGIYVIHQAGNATFNRAKLLNVGVKEALKDEEWDCLFLHDVDLIPENDHNLYTCDPWSPKHVSIAMNKFGYSLPYAQYFGGVSALTPNQYLKINGFPNEYWGWGGEDDDIATRVRLAGMKIARPPVSVGHYKMVKHKGDQGNEENPHRFDLLIRTQRTWTQDGMNSLTYTLLAKELHPLYTNITADIGTDPRALKSRKGPVPGFGGQKYKSGINHEFRNLLTMPGCCLEIE; encoded by the exons ATGATCCGGAGACTCTTGGATCGGCCCTGTACCTTGGCCCTGCTCATCGGCTTCCAGTTTGCCTTCATGGTGTACTTCTCCTTTGGCGGCTTCCGGAACCTGACCTCTATATTTGGCCGTGACACGAACCCTGTCTTCGACTACTCCCGCACCCACGATGTGTACACCAACCTgagccgcctcctgccccggctgcaTCCAGGAGGTGGCCCCACAGGGTCCCTGCCCTATTGTCCTGAGCGCTCGCCCTACCTCA TTGGCCCCCTGACTGTCAGCTTCAGTCAGACGCCGACGCTGAAGCAGATTTTAGAGAAGAACCCGGCCGTGAAGGAAGGGGGCAGATGCCAGCCCTTGACCTGCGAGGCCCGCTCCCGTACGGCTGTGATCATCCCCCACCGCAACCGGGAGACACACCTCCGCCACCTCCTCTActacctgcaccccttcctgcagcGCCAGCAGCTGCAGTATGGCATCTATGTCATCCACCAG gctgggaaCGCCACCTTCAACCGGGCCAAGCTGCTGAACGTGGGGGTGAAGGAGGCTCTGAAGGATGAGGAGTGGGACTGCCTCTTCCTGCATGACGTCGACCTCATCCCTGAGAACGACCACAACCTGTACACCTGCGACCCCTGGAGCCCCAAGCACGTCTCCATCGCCATGAACAAGTTTGGCTACAG cCTCCCGTATGCCCAGTACTTCGGCGGTGTGTCGGCGCTCACCCCAAATCAGTATTTGAAAATTAACGGCTTCCCCAACGAGTactggggctggggcggggaggaCGATGACATTGCCACCAG ggtGCGTCTGGCTGGCATGAAGATCGCGCGCCCTCCCGTCTCGGTCGGCCACTACAAGATGGTGAAGCACAAAGGCGACCAGGGCAACGAGGAGAATCCCCATCG GTTTGACCTACTGATCCGGACACAGAGGACGTGGACGCAGGACGGCATGAACTCGCTCACCTACACGCTGCTGGCCAAGGAGCTGCATCCCCTCTACACCAACATCACTGCTGACATCGGGACCGACCCTCGGGCACTGAAGAGCAGGAAGGGGCCTGTGCCTGGCTTCGGGGGGCAGAAGTACAAGAGTGGGATCAACCACGAGTTCAG GAATCTGCTCACCATGCCTGGCTGCTGCCTGGAGATTGAATAA
- the PPOX gene encoding protoporphyrinogen oxidase, with amino-acid sequence MQRTVAVVGGGISGLTACYHLAKSPNAPKIILLEDSGRLGGWLHSTRAEDGAIFEHGPRGIRPAGTVGKNTLLMVSELGLDADILPVPGDHPASKNRYLYVSGALHKLPSGIGGVLRTVPPFTKPLLWSGLRELTVPRGTQPDETIHGFVSRRFGKELADIAIDSLCRGVFAGDCRALSVRSCFPVLFEAERRRRSVILGMALGGGKGPALDSALSRRAQHERWSQWSLRGGMETLPEALQDFLSRRGVEILCHARLQRLERTAPERWQITLEDGSLSADHVISAIPARALAALLPSWAEPLAQELRSIEAVSVGVVNLQYEGATLPIMGFGHLVPSFEDSSLLGIVYDSVAFPEQNGTGGPSIRLTVMLGGAWFAQAFGDPDTVPQAMLLSRAKEAVRVHLGIVTEPSRTIVKVLKAAIPQYTLGHWRRTETINHYLEQEGLPLSLIGASYQGVSVNDCIYSAKTAVTRLLGQAH; translated from the exons atgCAGAGAACAGTGGCTGTTGTGGGTGGTGGGATCAGTGGCCTCACTGCCTGCTACCACCTGGCCAAGAGCCCCAATGCTCCCAAG ataATCCTGCTGGAGGACAGTGGCCGCCTGGGTGGCTGGCTCCATTCCACTCGTGCTGAAGATGGGGCCATATTTGAGCATGGCCCCAGGGGGATCCGACCTGCCGGCACCGTGGGGAAGAACACTCTGCTTATG GTCTCCGAACTCGGCCTGGACGCAGATATCCTTCCGGTGCCTGGTGACCACCCAGCGTCCAAGAACCGTTACCTCTACGTGAGTGGGGCGCTGCACAAGCTGCCGTCTGGCATTGG cGGTGTTCTGCGGACGGTGCCGCCCTTCACCAAGCCCCTGCTCTGGAGTGGGCTGCGGGAGCTGACAGTCCCCCGGGGCACTCAGCCAGATGAGACCATCCACGGTTTTGTGAGCCGCCGCTTCGGAAAGGAG CTGGCCGACATTGCCATCGACAGCCTGTGCCGGGGGGTGTTCGCTGGAGACTGCCGGGCCCTGAGCGTGCGCTCCTGCTTCCCTGTGCTGTTTGAAGCGGAGCGGAGGCGGCGCTCCGTCATCCTGGGGATGGCCCTGGGCGGAG GGAAGGGCCCTGCCCTGGACTCGGCACTGAGCCGCAGGGCCCAGCATGAGCGCTGGAGCCAGTGGTCGCTGCGAGGGGGCATGGAGACGCTGCCCGAGGCCCTGCAGGACTTCCTGAGCCGGCGTGGGGTGGAGATTCTCTGCCACGCCCGCCTACAGCGCCTGGAGAGAACAGCACCTGAGCGCTGGCAg ATCACCCTGGAGGACGGCAGCCTGAGCGCAGACCACGTGATCAGTGCCATCCCGGCCAGAG CTCTGGCGGCgctgctccccagctgggctgAGCCGCTCGCCCAGGAGCTGCGCAGCATTGAGGCCGTGTCGGTGGGTGTGGTGAACCTGCAGTACGAGGGTGCCACGCTGCCCATCATG GGATTCGGGCATCTGGTGCCCTCGTTTGAagatagctccctgctgggcattGTCTATGACTCGGTTGCCTTCCCGGAGCAGAATGGCACCGGTGGCCCTTCCATCCGGCTCACG GTGATGCTGGGCGGTGCGTGGTTTGCACAGGCCTTTGGGGACCCGGACACGGTGCCTCAGGCCATGCTGCTGAGCCGTGCCAAGGAGGCGGTGAGGGTGCACCTGGGCATAGTGACGGAGCCCTCTCGCACAATCGTCAAGGTGCTCAAg GCCGCCATCCCGCAGTACACACTCGGCCACTGGCGGAGGACAG AGACCATCAACCATTACCTGGAGCAAGAGGGGCTGCCACTGAGCCTAATCGGGGCTTCCTACCAGGGCGTCTCTGTGAACGACTGTATCTACAGCGCCAAGACAGCTGTCACCCGCCTCCTCGGCCAGGCCCACTGa